The DNA segment TAACATTAGGATTGGAACATTTACTTTATCTTGACGCAGTTTTTTTGTTACTTCAATTCCGTCCATTTCAGGAAGCATTAAATCTAGTACAATTAAATCTGGTTTTTCGGATAGTGCAAGTTCATATCCCGTTTTACCATCCTCAGCTGTCACTACATCGAACCCTGCTTTTTCAATATTAAATTGCAGTAAAGTAACAATAGAAGCCTCATCATCAACTACAAGAATTTTTACCAACGTACTTCCCATCCCTTCATTATGTAACCCTTTTATCTAAAATATAGCATGAATTAACCATTTTCGGGTAGAAATGCATTTATATTAATCTTATCTTTACAAAAACTTAAAACACCAATGCTGCTTTCAAACAACACTGGTGCCATAAAATTATCTTGGTTCGACTAATAATAAACCAAGCTCAAATGATTCATTTTCATAAAGCGCCGTTTGCTCAAAGCGCGGTTCACCAGCATTATCAATTACTTTAACTTTACAGAAAGCTCGGTTCAAGTTAAGTGCTTCGTAGAGTTCTTCGCGTGTATGAACTGGTTGATTGTTAACTTCCGTGATTTTTTCCCCGATTTTCAGATTCAAACGTGTAGAAGGAGTTGCTTCACGCGCACCAAGGATAACAAGCCCATCTGGTTGCAGGCCGAATTTTTTCGGTAATGTTTTTTCGGTGCGATAATGACGATACGAAATCCAAAAGCGCCCAATAACAGCAAACATGAAAGCAAATAATGTTAGGATTGGCATAACCATACCTAGTAACCCAGCTACCGCGATAATTGTTGCAAGCGTGGTAACTTGTACGGAAATTTTCCGGCTCGCCTCTTCTGGAAGTTGTGTTTGCACTTGCTGCTGGAATCCAATAAATAGTGGTAAAATAATGACCGAATAAGAATGCGCACCAATAGTAAATACAGGCCACCATTCAAAAATTTTAATAAACACTTCTCCTGGTATAAAAACAACTAGTGGGACAAACCATAATTTTCTTAATTGGAATGAACCAACCAATTTACCTCGGTTACTTTTTCGTAGAGAAGGAGACGGATTTTTCGCACTTGTATATTGAATGAGAAAAGCTTCCACAAAAAGTAATAATGAGAGTAAAAATGTCATTGAAATCATAAAATTATCAATAAAAATGGCATCATAATTAAATGTCACATTCGTAAATGGAGCTAAATTTATATCAAAATAATAGCAGAAATAAAACGTGAGACTCGTTAATCCAATTGTAAAAGCAGTGGAACTAAGTCGAAACATTCCTACAATCAATAAAAAACACGCAATCGTATTAAAAATTGCCACCCATTCAAGTGTCACACTAAATCCAATCATCGCTGTAACAACTGAAATCCCTAGCCCGAATAACAAACCTATCCCAAAGAAATTTTTGAGTTCAAGCCACGGCGAGTAAACACGAATACTAAATGACTTCCGTTCCCATTTGACTCTGTTAAAACCAGCAATTATCACTAAAATAATTCCTACATAAAATGCTGGTTGTAGAAGTAGTCTCCCTATTCCTTTAAGTATTTCCACAAAAACATCCATTTTTCTACACCAGCTTTCTTAAAAATCATTTTTATAATATTGGAGATAAAAGTCGGCTTACCGCTTCCTTAAATTTAATCCATAAAGATCGTTTTGCATATAATTCTGGTGTAAGTTGATAGGATTTCAAAATATCTTCTAAAAACGCATCTTCTAATTTTTGCACCATTTTCTTTTCATAGATAAAAGCATTTACTTCAAAATTCAGTCGGAAACTACGGAAATCCATATTTGCTGTCCCAACAGAGGCAATTTCTCCATCAACAACTAAGGTTTTCGCATGTATAAAGCCATTATCATAAATGAATATTTTTGCACCAGTCTCCATTAGCTCTCCTGCATAATTAGTTGTAGCTCTATATACAAAAGCATGGTCTGGTTTATTCGGAATCATTACACGCACATCCACACCAGATAGTGCAGCGATTTTAATTGCCTCAAGCAAACTTGCATCTGGAATAAAATATGGTGATTGTAAATAAATCGTCTTTTTAGCGGCATTAATCATTTTTATGTAACCATTTTTGATTTGTTGCCATTCTGAATCTGGTCCACTTGATACGATTTGCATACTTGTATGGCCTTTCCCATGAAAAGTAGGGAAGTATCTAGGTTTATAGTCAATCTTATTAGTAGACGATGCTGAATTCCAGTCCATAATAAAACGCGTTTGCATCGCATAAACTGCTTTTCCATGTACACGCAAATGCGTATCGCGCCAGTAACCAAACTTTTTGGATAAACCTAAATATTCATCACCAATATTAAATCCACCAATATAACTGATATCTCCATCGATAATCGCTAATTTACGGTGATTTCGATAGTTTAGTCGGAAGTTAATTAATGGTAGTTTTGAAGGAAAGAACGGTCGCACTAAACCACCATTTTTTTCAAAAGTTCGGAAAAATGATTTTTTTGTGGTCCGTGATCCCATTGCATCATATATAATTTTAACGTTTAAACCTTCTGCTGCTTTTCGTTCAAGTACACGCATTAAGCGATTTCCAAGCTCATCTGAATGGAAAATATAGTAAATTAAATGAATATGGTCTTTTGCTTTTTCGATATCTGCAATCAAAGCATCAAATTTTTCATGTCCATCAATAAAAAGTTCCACTTCATTATCTTGTGTTAAAATTGCACCATCATTGACAAGTAATAAGTAAATTAAATCCCGATGTTTTTTAACATTTGAATCGCTAAATGGAAATTCTTTTTGTCGAATCATTTCTATTTGGTTAGCAGTTGATTCTTGTATCCCAATTTTTTCTTGTCCCTTCCAATCAAAAATCTTCTTCCCTGATAGTTTTCTCCCAAAAATCAAGTAGATAATGAAACCAAAAATTGGAACAAAAGTTAAGACTAGTAACCAAGCCCAAGTGGCGGATGTATCACGTCTTTCTAAGAAGACCGTCACTGCCGCAAAGAATACATTTAAAATTAGCAAAACCACTAATAAATAAGCCAACAGTCCCATTGTGTTCCCCCTTTTCTTACACAAACTGATAGTAATATCATATCATAAAATAGCCATTTAGCCTATTCCAGTTAGCTTTTAAGCATGAAAAAACCACTGACGTTGTAGCCAATGGTTTTTCAACTATAAATATGGTGCTGGATCAATAGGAACACCATTTTGGTGAATTTCAAAATGGAGATGTTGTCCTGTAGACTGTCCTGTTGAACCCATAATTCCAATTGGTTGTCCTTGCGAAACCTGTTGTCCTGAAACGACTTTCAAGCTACCTGCACGCATATGTCCATATAACGTTTGGAAACCATTACCATGGTCGATTTTAACTACATAACCATAGCCTCCAAAACCGCTACCAGACGCGCCAAATCCAGAAAATACAACAGTGCCAGAAGCTGCCGCAGAAACAGTTACTGTTCCACCTGCCGCAATATCTTGACCTTTATGTGATTCATGTTCTCCTGTGACTGGGTTTGTACGGTCACTAAATCCAGAGGACAAAATACCAGCAGCTGGTTTAATAAATTGTCCGCCCCCAGAGCTAACTGTTTCTTGTGGTTTCGGCGCATTTAAACTAGGAGAGGGTGACTTAGCGACAACGGTTTTGCTTTCTTTTGCTTTTTTGGCATTTGCAACAGCTGCTTCTTGAATACGTTTTTCTTCTGCTGCTTTAAGGGCTGCTTCTTGTTTTGCTTTTTCACTAGCAATATTGGATGCTAATTTCTTTTCTTCGGAAGTTAATGCTCCTTGTTCGCTCGCTAGTAATGCTTGTTCGTTTTTGGTTAAATCTTTTTTACTTGCAAGAGTCATAACTAGGTCGTTTTTCTCTTGTTTCTGACTTTCCATATTATTTCTAGAAACTTCTAAATCCATTGCTAAGACTTTTAAACTTTCTAATTTTTTCTTTGAACTGGATTCAGTTACTTTTAATTTATCTTGATCATCTTTTTGGTCTTGCATAATACTTTGATCTGCTTTAACGATAGCAGATACAACGGTTACTCGATCAACTAGCTCTTTAAAATCATTTGCTTCAAAAACCATATCTAAATAAGAAGTTGCCGTTCCTGTTGTTTGAATTGCGCGCGCTCGTCCATCAAGCACTTTTTGACGATCCTTAATATCATTGCGCAATTTTTCGATTTCTTGCTTCAATTGTTTTAACTTTTTATTTTCAGAATCGACTTTAGTTTCTTGTGCTTTTAATTTTTTATTTGTTTCATCAATACTTTTTAAAAGAGATTCTAATTCTTTAGTAGCATCTTTTTCAGCACTTTCTAAAGTATTTATTTCTGAGTTTTTAGTGTCTAAGTTCTTGTCTAATTCTGATTTTTTTTGCTCAATCTCACTTTGGCGTTTTTGCATATCATTAATGCTATCCGCATTTGCACTTATGGGTGCACAAATTATAACTGCACCAAGCGCTAAAGTTACCCCATATTTTTTAAGCATAATAAGCTCCTTTTCTATTATCTATTTGATTAGGAACTTCATGATCCCTATACTCTATTCCATATAAAAAAGCACCTTTGTTTTTAAAATCGACAAAGGTGCTTTTTAACTTTTCAATAATTATTAGAAGTTTGCTACGCGGCCATATCCAACAAGATATTTAGCCCAGTAACCACTAGTGATGTTATCATATTTAACGCCGTTATTTTGAGCGTTAATCATTTGTCCGCCACCAACATAAATCCCAACGTGAGCAATTCCTCCACCGTAGTTGAAGAATACTAAATCGCCTGGTTTTGCTTGGCTAGCGCTAATTTTTGAAGCTGCAGCATATTGACCACCGGAAGTTCTTGGAAGAGAAATTCCAGCCGCACGGAATGCGTAAGAAGTAAATCCAGAGCAATCAAATGCGCTTGGACCAGTTGCTCCTAGGCTGTAAGGTTTAC comes from the Listeria welshimeri serovar 6b str. SLCC5334 genome and includes:
- a CDS encoding S1C family serine protease: MDVFVEILKGIGRLLLQPAFYVGIILVIIAGFNRVKWERKSFSIRVYSPWLELKNFFGIGLLFGLGISVVTAMIGFSVTLEWVAIFNTIACFLLIVGMFRLSSTAFTIGLTSLTFYFCYYFDINLAPFTNVTFNYDAIFIDNFMISMTFLLSLLLFVEAFLIQYTSAKNPSPSLRKSNRGKLVGSFQLRKLWFVPLVVFIPGEVFIKIFEWWPVFTIGAHSYSVIILPLFIGFQQQVQTQLPEEASRKISVQVTTLATIIAVAGLLGMVMPILTLFAFMFAVIGRFWISYRHYRTEKTLPKKFGLQPDGLVILGAREATPSTRLNLKIGEKITEVNNQPVHTREELYEALNLNRAFCKVKVIDNAGEPRFEQTALYENESFELGLLLVEPR
- the cls gene encoding cardiolipin synthase, whose product is MGLLAYLLVVLLILNVFFAAVTVFLERRDTSATWAWLLVLTFVPIFGFIIYLIFGRKLSGKKIFDWKGQEKIGIQESTANQIEMIRQKEFPFSDSNVKKHRDLIYLLLVNDGAILTQDNEVELFIDGHEKFDALIADIEKAKDHIHLIYYIFHSDELGNRLMRVLERKAAEGLNVKIIYDAMGSRTTKKSFFRTFEKNGGLVRPFFPSKLPLINFRLNYRNHRKLAIIDGDISYIGGFNIGDEYLGLSKKFGYWRDTHLRVHGKAVYAMQTRFIMDWNSASSTNKIDYKPRYFPTFHGKGHTSMQIVSSGPDSEWQQIKNGYIKMINAAKKTIYLQSPYFIPDASLLEAIKIAALSGVDVRVMIPNKPDHAFVYRATTNYAGELMETGAKIFIYDNGFIHAKTLVVDGEIASVGTANMDFRSFRLNFEVNAFIYEKKMVQKLEDAFLEDILKSYQLTPELYAKRSLWIKFKEAVSRLLSPIL
- a CDS encoding murein hydrolase activator EnvC family protein, encoding MLKKYGVTLALGAVIICAPISANADSINDMQKRQSEIEQKKSELDKNLDTKNSEINTLESAEKDATKELESLLKSIDETNKKLKAQETKVDSENKKLKQLKQEIEKLRNDIKDRQKVLDGRARAIQTTGTATSYLDMVFEANDFKELVDRVTVVSAIVKADQSIMQDQKDDQDKLKVTESSSKKKLESLKVLAMDLEVSRNNMESQKQEKNDLVMTLASKKDLTKNEQALLASEQGALTSEEKKLASNIASEKAKQEAALKAAEEKRIQEAAVANAKKAKESKTVVAKSPSPSLNAPKPQETVSSGGGQFIKPAAGILSSGFSDRTNPVTGEHESHKGQDIAAGGTVTVSAAASGTVVFSGFGASGSGFGGYGYVVKIDHGNGFQTLYGHMRAGSLKVVSGQQVSQGQPIGIMGSTGQSTGQHLHFEIHQNGVPIDPAPYL